In a single window of the Oscillospiraceae bacterium genome:
- the dxs gene encoding 1-deoxy-D-xylulose-5-phosphate synthase encodes MNLLGKINSPKDVRALDKALLPQLCQEIRDFLLYHVADSGGHLASNLGTVELTVALHRVYDTRRDRIVFDVGHQCYTHKILTDRRTAFAGLRSYGCLAGFPKPDESPHDAFATGHASTSVSAALGMARARTLRGETYDVLALLGDGALTGGLAYEALNDAGQSEEPLVVILNDNGMSISQNVGGVARHLSRLRLKPQYFRLKEIYHRAMGALPGGRRVDRCLHNLKTAVKNSFLPGSMFEKMGFVYLGPTDGHDVETVARLLAVARAMRRPVLLHLITQKGRGYVPSEADPSAFHGVKRFDVFSGRELGSRAWCYSDVFGDTLCELARTDKRICAVTAAMKDGTGLSEFALQFPKRFFDVGIAEAHAVTMAAGLAKQGMRPVCAVYSTFLQRAYDQILHDVALQKLPVVFAVDRAGLVGEDGETHHGVFDPAFLTHIPHIKLWAPASFAELRAMLTAALQEEGPVAIRYPRKGESHYSDCHLDTVQLREGSMLTIVTYGAMISTVLEAAERLSAAGIEADVLKLASLQPLDMGAVSVSLQKTGRLAVVEDCVHEGCVGNRLLSALAAHGAAPSGVLLMNLGDRFITHGAPDRLAHLCGLDAEGIARSIGRMVGPRILRAVPL; translated from the coding sequence ATGAACCTGCTGGGAAAAATCAACAGTCCCAAGGACGTGAGGGCGCTCGACAAAGCGCTTTTGCCGCAGCTTTGCCAGGAGATACGGGACTTTTTGCTTTACCACGTGGCTGATTCCGGGGGGCATCTGGCCTCCAATCTGGGGACGGTGGAACTCACGGTGGCGCTGCATCGGGTGTATGACACACGGCGTGACCGCATTGTTTTCGACGTGGGGCACCAGTGTTATACGCACAAGATTTTGACGGATCGCAGGACGGCCTTTGCCGGTCTGCGTTCCTACGGTTGTCTCGCCGGATTCCCTAAGCCGGATGAGAGTCCGCACGACGCGTTTGCCACCGGACACGCCTCCACCTCGGTCTCGGCCGCGCTTGGGATGGCCCGGGCGCGCACGTTGCGCGGAGAGACCTACGACGTGTTGGCGCTGCTGGGCGACGGCGCCTTGACGGGCGGCCTTGCCTATGAGGCGCTCAACGACGCGGGGCAGAGCGAGGAACCGCTGGTCGTCATCTTAAATGACAACGGCATGTCGATCTCCCAAAATGTCGGCGGCGTGGCCCGGCACCTGTCCAGGCTCCGGTTGAAGCCGCAGTATTTTCGACTCAAAGAGATCTATCACAGGGCCATGGGCGCGCTGCCCGGTGGGCGCCGGGTGGACCGTTGCCTGCACAATCTCAAGACGGCCGTCAAAAACTCCTTTCTGCCGGGATCCATGTTTGAGAAGATGGGTTTTGTCTATCTGGGGCCCACGGACGGGCACGACGTGGAGACCGTCGCCCGCCTGCTCGCGGTGGCGCGCGCGATGCGGCGCCCCGTGTTGCTGCATCTTATTACCCAGAAAGGGCGCGGGTATGTCCCGTCGGAAGCGGATCCATCGGCTTTCCACGGCGTGAAGCGCTTCGATGTGTTCTCCGGCCGTGAGCTTGGCAGCCGCGCCTGGTGCTATTCGGATGTCTTCGGCGACACTCTGTGCGAATTGGCGCGGACGGACAAGCGGATCTGCGCCGTCACGGCGGCGATGAAGGACGGTACCGGACTGTCCGAGTTTGCGCTGCAGTTCCCAAAGCGATTCTTTGATGTGGGCATCGCCGAGGCCCATGCGGTGACGATGGCCGCCGGTCTCGCCAAACAGGGGATGCGCCCCGTCTGCGCCGTTTACTCCACCTTTTTGCAGCGCGCGTACGACCAGATTCTGCACGATGTGGCGCTGCAGAAGCTGCCGGTGGTCTTCGCAGTGGACCGCGCGGGGCTCGTGGGCGAGGACGGAGAGACGCACCACGGCGTGTTTGACCCGGCTTTTTTGACGCATATCCCTCATATCAAGTTGTGGGCGCCGGCTAGCTTTGCCGAGTTGCGCGCCATGTTGACCGCGGCGCTGCAAGAGGAGGGGCCTGTCGCCATCCGGTATCCCCGAAAAGGGGAGAGCCACTACAGCGACTGCCATCTCGATACCGTCCAGCTTCGAGAGGGGTCAATGCTGACGATCGTTACCTACGGAGCAATGATCTCTACAGTGCTTGAGGCCGCTGAGCGGCTCTCCGCGGCCGGCATCGAGGCCGATGTGCTGAAGCTTGCCTCTTTACAGCCGCTGGACATGGGCGCCGTCTCCGTCTCGCTGCAGAAGACGGGCCGTTTGGCCGTGGTGGAGGACTGTGTGCACGAGGGGTGCGTCGGAAACCGGCTGTTGTCCGCACTGGCCGCCCACGGTGCCGCGCCGTCAGGGGTGTTGCTGATGAATCTGGGCGACCGGTTCATCACGCACGGCGCGCCTGACCGGCTGGCGCATCTGTGCGGGCTGGACGCGGAGGGCATCGCGCGGTCTATTGGGCGGATGGTGGGGCCGCGTATCCTCCGGGCGGTGCCGCTGTGA
- the rpmG gene encoding 50S ribosomal protein L33, which produces MRVKITLSCTECKQRNYNTMKNKKNDPDRLEMNKYCRFCRKHTPHKESK; this is translated from the coding sequence ATGCGCGTGAAAATCACCCTGTCGTGTACCGAGTGCAAGCAGCGCAACTACAACACGATGAAAAACAAGAAAAATGACCCGGATCGCCTGGAGATGAACAAGTACTGTCGTTTCTGCCGCAAACATACGCCGCACAAAGAATCCAAATAA
- a CDS encoding NAD(+)/NADH kinase — MKKVALYPNPERDKGFGATLAVAALCRAAGAAVTLPETCAAGLPDTPHIAVCPEAEALRGADCIVVLGGDGTILHAAKAASKADIPILGVNLGRVGFMTELEADELPLLREVLAGRFSRDRRMMLRVEVLRGGLVAEEALALNDAVLTGGLTGRVIPLEVLSDGQLILGFFGDGIIVATPTGSTAYSMSAGGPIIEPAADGLVVTPLCPHALFARSIVFSAGRRLTLRPKPGNPAFLTVDGSSLPLQPGDEVSIGRAPSHTTLIRVKAYGFYEHLNRKLRRPP, encoded by the coding sequence ATGAAAAAAGTGGCCCTGTATCCAAACCCAGAGCGAGACAAAGGGTTTGGGGCCACCTTGGCGGTGGCGGCGCTGTGCCGTGCCGCAGGCGCCGCGGTCACACTGCCGGAGACCTGTGCGGCGGGACTGCCGGACACGCCGCACATTGCGGTGTGCCCGGAGGCGGAGGCCCTGCGCGGAGCCGACTGTATCGTCGTGCTTGGGGGGGACGGCACAATTCTCCATGCGGCTAAGGCCGCATCAAAGGCGGATATCCCGATTTTGGGCGTCAACCTGGGCCGCGTGGGGTTCATGACGGAGTTAGAGGCCGATGAATTGCCGCTCCTGCGGGAGGTGCTGGCGGGGCGCTTTTCTCGGGACCGGCGCATGATGCTCAGGGTGGAGGTGCTGCGTGGCGGTCTTGTGGCCGAGGAGGCGCTGGCGCTGAACGACGCTGTGCTGACCGGCGGCCTGACCGGACGCGTCATCCCGCTGGAGGTGCTGTCGGACGGGCAGCTGATTCTCGGCTTTTTCGGCGACGGTATCATTGTGGCGACGCCAACCGGGTCCACCGCCTACTCCATGTCGGCCGGCGGGCCCATCATCGAACCTGCCGCCGACGGCTTGGTGGTCACGCCGCTCTGTCCGCATGCACTGTTTGCGCGGTCCATTGTGTTTTCTGCCGGCCGCCGTCTGACGCTGCGACCAAAGCCCGGAAACCCCGCCTTCTTGACCGTGGACGGTTCGTCGCTGCCTCTGCAGCCGGGCGACGAGGTGTCGATCGGCCGGGCACCGTCGCATACGACATTGATCCGTGTCAAGGCGTACGGTTTTTACGAGCATCTCAACCGGAAATTGCGCAGGCCGCCGTGA
- the argR gene encoding arginine repressor, translating to MKFSRQAKLLEIIEAEDIETQEELSTRLRTFGYNTTQATISRDIKELRLVKSPTGRGRYKYALPTGEGDPVFSDRFRTIFCESVLSYEQAQNIVVLKTMPGVAMAAASALDSMRLPDLVGSLAGDDTAFLVLKDNQKAETLCRRLQTILA from the coding sequence GTGAAATTCAGCCGACAGGCGAAACTGCTGGAGATCATCGAGGCCGAGGACATTGAGACGCAGGAGGAGCTCTCCACCCGCCTGCGCACTTTCGGATACAACACCACACAGGCCACAATTTCCCGGGACATCAAGGAGCTTCGGCTTGTGAAATCCCCGACCGGCCGGGGGCGTTACAAGTACGCCCTGCCCACAGGGGAGGGAGACCCCGTGTTTTCCGACCGTTTTCGCACGATCTTTTGTGAAAGTGTGCTCTCCTATGAGCAGGCGCAGAACATCGTTGTACTCAAGACCATGCCGGGGGTGGCGATGGCCGCCGCTTCGGCGCTCGATTCCATGCGATTGCCCGATCTCGTAGGTTCGTTGGCCGGAGACGACACGGCGTTTCTCGTCCTCAAGGACAACCAAAAAGCCGAGACGCTTTGCCGCCGCCTACAGACGATTCTGGCGTAG
- the recN gene encoding DNA repair protein RecN codes for MLSLLHIENIAVIEQAEIVFGAGLNVLTGETGAGKSIVIDALGAVIGLRTSRELVRAGAAAARVSALFDDPAPPVRALLRENGFDLGTETELLIQREITADGRQVCRVAGRLATVSLLRRLGEALLQIHGQHDSQTLLSEERHLILLDRFAGLEAQVNAYRAAFDEWKKIEEQCDRLRMSEEERARRINHLAYCCEEIEAARLGEGEEASLRTRRRVLRNAGRIQAGLEQVRLCLLGDDEAPGAASQLASAARALADIADLEAAYAQIRDRLEELGYLVEDAARDVDAHADAAEDVPGELAAVEERLDLLYRLKQKYGGSAADVAAYGARCREELDGLLSAGQTLKAWEETRWRAQTHAIALAADLTKDRRAAAETLTRRVQRELAGLDMAGVSFLVETAPRTGDDALRSRGTDEVRLLLSANPGEPPKSITRVASGGELSRIMLALKHVLAESDETVSLVFDEIDAGVSGRAAGRVAERLALLARDRQVLCVTHLPQIAAMADAHFGIRKDVTRAHALTEVACLDEDGRVDEIARLLGGLTVTDITRENAREQMCAAGRFKAQNRSGRRACAGNQ; via the coding sequence GTGCTCTCGCTTCTGCACATTGAAAATATTGCCGTCATTGAGCAGGCGGAGATTGTCTTCGGGGCCGGCCTCAACGTGTTGACCGGGGAGACGGGTGCCGGGAAGTCCATCGTCATCGACGCGCTGGGGGCCGTCATCGGGCTGCGTACCTCGCGGGAACTGGTGCGCGCCGGGGCCGCGGCGGCCCGGGTCAGCGCCCTGTTTGACGACCCCGCGCCGCCGGTGCGCGCGTTGCTGCGGGAAAACGGATTTGACCTCGGTACGGAGACGGAGCTCTTGATCCAGCGGGAGATCACCGCGGACGGCCGACAGGTCTGCCGCGTGGCGGGGCGGCTCGCTACGGTGTCGCTGCTGCGGCGTCTGGGGGAGGCGCTGCTGCAGATCCACGGCCAGCACGACAGCCAGACGCTGTTGTCCGAGGAGCGCCACCTCATACTGCTGGACCGCTTTGCCGGCTTGGAGGCGCAGGTCAATGCGTATCGAGCGGCCTTCGATGAATGGAAAAAAATAGAAGAACAATGTGACAGACTGCGGATGAGCGAGGAGGAGCGGGCCCGCCGCATCAATCATCTCGCTTACTGCTGCGAGGAGATCGAGGCGGCCCGGCTTGGCGAAGGGGAGGAGGCGTCTCTGCGAACGCGGCGGCGGGTGCTACGCAACGCCGGCCGGATCCAGGCCGGCCTGGAACAGGTCCGTCTCTGCCTTCTGGGGGACGATGAGGCCCCGGGCGCGGCCTCCCAGCTGGCGTCGGCTGCGCGGGCGCTGGCGGACATTGCCGACCTTGAGGCGGCGTACGCGCAGATCCGTGACAGGCTGGAGGAACTTGGGTATCTGGTCGAGGACGCGGCGCGCGATGTGGATGCGCACGCCGACGCGGCGGAGGATGTGCCGGGGGAGCTCGCGGCCGTCGAGGAACGACTGGATCTTTTGTACCGTCTGAAACAGAAGTACGGCGGCAGCGCGGCGGATGTCGCCGCCTATGGCGCACGCTGCCGGGAGGAACTGGACGGACTTCTTTCCGCCGGGCAGACCCTGAAGGCGTGGGAGGAGACTCGTTGGCGCGCCCAAACGCATGCTATCGCGCTGGCCGCCGACCTGACAAAGGACCGCCGCGCCGCGGCGGAAACGCTGACGCGCCGCGTGCAGCGGGAGCTGGCCGGTCTTGACATGGCTGGGGTCTCGTTTCTTGTGGAGACGGCGCCGCGTACGGGGGACGATGCGCTGCGCAGCCGGGGAACCGACGAGGTGCGGCTGCTGCTCTCGGCCAATCCGGGAGAACCGCCAAAGTCCATCACCCGCGTCGCCTCGGGCGGGGAGCTGTCGCGCATTATGCTGGCGCTCAAACATGTGCTGGCGGAAAGCGACGAGACGGTCTCTCTGGTATTTGACGAGATCGACGCCGGCGTCTCCGGCCGGGCGGCCGGCCGCGTGGCCGAGAGGCTCGCTCTGCTCGCGCGGGACCGGCAGGTCCTGTGCGTCACCCATCTGCCGCAAATTGCCGCGATGGCCGATGCGCACTTCGGCATCCGCAAGGATGTGACGCGCGCACACGCCCTTACGGAGGTGGCGTGCCTCGATGAGGACGGCCGTGTCGACGAGATCGCCCGCCTGCTGGGCGGACTCACCGTCACGGACATCACCCGGGAAAATGCCCGGGAGCAGATGTGTGCCGCCGGACGGTTCAAAGCGCAAAACCGGTCCGGGCGCCGGGCGTGTGCGGGCAATCAGTAG
- the secE gene encoding preprotein translocase subunit SecE, producing MSETDNKNGDLHSGADKKPEAKKTAKKRAPKGQGRVALWMREMRSELKKVVWPAPKQVLNNSTIVIVSVILIGGIIAVYDLLANRLLTAVIGLFQS from the coding sequence ATGTCTGAGACCGACAACAAAAATGGCGACCTCCACAGCGGCGCCGACAAAAAGCCCGAGGCAAAGAAAACTGCCAAAAAACGCGCGCCCAAGGGCCAGGGCCGTGTCGCGCTCTGGATGCGCGAGATGCGTTCCGAGCTGAAGAAGGTCGTCTGGCCCGCACCGAAGCAGGTGCTAAACAACTCGACCATCGTCATTGTATCCGTTATCCTGATCGGCGGCATCATCGCCGTGTATGACCTGTTGGCCAATCGCCTGCTCACCGCGGTGATCGGCCTCTTCCAGAGTTGA
- a CDS encoding TlyA family RNA methyltransferase, with protein MNAKQRLDTLLFERGLCPSRERARTTIMSGRVYVEGRKEEKPGLTVRTDAAVEVRGDPIGFVSRGGLKLDKALAVFQIDVAGMLALDAGASTGGFTDCLLRRGAARVWAVDVGYGQLDWGLRRDGRVVVMERTNIRYVTPEQIGAALDIAVMDLSFISLGLVLPPVAQLLKPDGRAVCLVKPQFEAGRDKVGKKGVVRDPAVHRAVLAGFLETAARCGYAVRGLSHSPVKGPEGNIEYLAFLVRGAAADAADLEAAVAEAHAQLGG; from the coding sequence GTGAACGCCAAGCAACGGCTCGACACGTTGCTTTTCGAACGCGGTCTCTGCCCCAGCCGCGAGCGCGCCCGCACGACCATCATGAGCGGGCGGGTCTATGTGGAGGGGCGCAAAGAGGAAAAACCCGGCCTCACGGTGCGGACGGACGCCGCGGTGGAAGTGCGGGGCGACCCGATCGGTTTCGTCAGCCGCGGCGGCTTGAAGCTGGACAAGGCGCTGGCGGTCTTTCAGATCGATGTGGCGGGCATGCTGGCGCTGGATGCCGGTGCGTCCACCGGCGGGTTCACGGACTGCTTGCTGCGGCGCGGCGCGGCGCGCGTGTGGGCCGTGGACGTCGGATACGGACAACTCGATTGGGGTCTGCGGCGGGACGGGCGCGTCGTCGTTATGGAGCGCACGAACATCCGTTATGTGACGCCCGAACAGATCGGCGCCGCGCTGGACATCGCTGTGATGGATCTGAGCTTCATATCTTTGGGGTTGGTGCTGCCGCCGGTGGCGCAGCTCCTGAAGCCGGACGGACGGGCCGTTTGCCTTGTCAAACCTCAGTTTGAGGCCGGGCGGGACAAGGTGGGCAAAAAGGGCGTCGTGCGCGACCCGGCGGTGCACCGGGCGGTGCTTGCCGGCTTTCTGGAGACGGCCGCCCGGTGCGGATATGCCGTGCGGGGTCTCTCTCATTCGCCGGTCAAGGGTCCGGAGGGCAACATCGAGTACCTCGCCTTTTTGGTGCGCGGTGCGGCGGCCGATGCCGCCGATCTTGAGGCCGCAGTGGCCGAGGCCCACGCCCAACTGGGCGGTTGA